One stretch of Oncorhynchus keta strain PuntledgeMale-10-30-2019 chromosome 18, Oket_V2, whole genome shotgun sequence DNA includes these proteins:
- the LOC127908775 gene encoding uncharacterized protein LOC127908775 isoform X44: MLKLGCFSPQDCSRGIHNREKLEGCFSPQGCSRGIHNREKLEGCFSPQDCSRGIHNREKLEGCFSPQGRSRGIHNREKLEGCFSPQDCSRGIHNREKLEGCFSPQDCSRGIHNREKLEGCFSPQDCSRGIHNREKLEGCFSPQDCSRGIHNREKLEGCFSPQDCSRGIHNREKLEGCFSPQDCSRGIHNREKLEGCFSPQDCSRGIHNREKLEGCFSPQDCSRGIHNREKLEGCFSPQDCSRGIHNREKLEGCFSPQGCSRGIHNREKLEGCFSPQGCSRGIHNREKLEGCFSQGCSRGIHNREKLEGCFSPQGCSRGIHNREKLEGCFSPQDCSRGIHNREKSAEPIRPEVKNSEGRRENGAKASG; the protein is encoded by the exons ATGCTAAAGTTAGgttgtttctctcctcaggactgcaGCAGAGGTATCCATAACAGAGAGAAGTTAGAAGGTTGTTTCTCTCCTCAGGGCTGCAGCAgaggaatccataacagagagaaGTTAGAAGgttgtttctctcctcaggactgcaGCAgaggaatccataacagagagaaGTTAGAAGGTTGTTTCTCTCCTCAGGGCCGCAGCAgaggaatccataacagagagaaGTTAGAAGgttgtttctctcctcaggactgcaGCAgaggaatccataacagagagaaGTTAGAAGgttgtttctctcctcaggactgcaGCAgaggaatccataacagagagaaGTTAGAAGgttgtttctctcctcaggactgcaGCAgaggaatccataacagagagaaGTTAGAAGgttgtttctctcctcaggactgcaGCAgaggaatccataacagagagaaGTTAGAAG gttgtttctctcctcaggactgcaGCAgaggaatccataacagagagaaGTTAGAAG gttgtttctctcctcaggactgcaGCAGAGGTATCCATAACAGAGAGAAGTTAGAAGgttgtttctctcctcaggactgcaGCAgaggaatccataacagagagaaGTTAGAAGgttgtttctctcctcaggactgcaGCAgaggaatccataacagagagaaGTTAGAAG gttgtttctctcctcaggactgcaGCAgaggaatccataacagagagaaGTTAGAAG GTTGTTTCTCTCCTCAGGGCTGCAGCAgaggaatccataacagagagaaGTTAGAAGGTTGTTTCTCTCCTCAGGGCTGCAGCAgaggaatccataacagagagaaGTTAGAAGGTTGTTTCTCTCAGGGCTGCAGCAgaggaatccataacagagagaaGTTAGAAGGTTGTTTCTCTCCTCAGGGCTGCAGCAGAGGTATCCATAACAGAGAGAAGTTAGAAGgttgtttctctcctcaggactgcaGCAGAGGTATCCATAACAGAGAGAAGTCAGCGGAGCCGATCAGGCCAGAAGTGAAGAActcggaggggaggagagagaatggagctAAAGCCTCGGGGTGA
- the LOC127908775 gene encoding uncharacterized protein LOC127908775 isoform X42: MLKLGCFSPQDCSRGIHNREKLEGCFSPQGCSRGIHNREKLEGCFSPQDCSRGIHNREKLEGCFSPQGRSRGIHNREKLEGCFSPQDCSRGIHNREKLEGCFSPQDCSRGIHNREKLEGCFSPQDCSRGIHNREKLEGCFSPQDCSRGIHNREKLEGCFSPQDCSRGIHNREKLEGCFSPQDCSRGIHNREKLEGCFSPQDCSRGIHNREKLEGCFSPQDCSRGIHNREKLEGCFSPQDCSRGIHNREKLEGCFSPQDCSRGIHNREKLEGCFSPQGCSRGIHNREKLEGCFSQGCSRGIHNREKLEGCFSPQGCSRGIHNREKLEGCFSPQDCSRGIHNREKSAEPIRPEVKNSEGRRENGAKASG; this comes from the exons ATGCTAAAGTTAGgttgtttctctcctcaggactgcaGCAGAGGTATCCATAACAGAGAGAAGTTAGAAGGTTGTTTCTCTCCTCAGGGCTGCAGCAgaggaatccataacagagagaaGTTAGAAGgttgtttctctcctcaggactgcaGCAgaggaatccataacagagagaaGTTAGAAGGTTGTTTCTCTCCTCAGGGCCGCAGCAgaggaatccataacagagagaaGTTAGAAGgttgtttctctcctcaggactgcaGCAgaggaatccataacagagagaaGTTAGAAGgttgtttctctcctcaggactgcaGCAgaggaatccataacagagagaaGTTAGAAGgttgtttctctcctcaggactgcaGCAgaggaatccataacagagagaaGTTAGAAGgttgtttctctcctcaggactgcaGCAgaggaatccataacagagagaaGTTAGAAG gttgtttctctcctcaggactgcaGCAgaggaatccataacagagagaaGTTAGAAG gttgtttctctcctcaggactgcaGCAGAGGTATCCATAACAGAGAGAAGTTAGAAGgttgtttctctcctcaggactgcaGCAgaggaatccataacagagagaaGTTAGAAGgttgtttctctcctcaggactgcaGCAgaggaatccataacagagagaaGTTAGAAG gttgtttctctcctcaggactgcaGCAgaggaatccataacagagagaaGTTAGAAGgttgtttctctcctcaggactgcaGCAGAG gaatccataacagagagaaGTTAGAAGGTTGTTTCTCTCCTCAGGGCTGCAGCAgaggaatccataacagagagaaGTTAGAAGGTTGTTTCTCTCAGGGCTGCAGCAgaggaatccataacagagagaaGTTAGAAGGTTGTTTCTCTCCTCAGGGCTGCAGCAGAGGTATCCATAACAGAGAGAAGTTAGAAGgttgtttctctcctcaggactgcaGCAGAGGTATCCATAACAGAGAGAAGTCAGCGGAGCCGATCAGGCCAGAAGTGAAGAActcggaggggaggagagagaatggagctAAAGCCTCGGGGTGA
- the LOC127908775 gene encoding fibulin-1-like isoform X17: MLKLGCFSPQDCSRGIHNREKLEGCFSPQGCSRGIHNREKLEGCFSPQDCSRGIHNREKLEGCFSPQGRSRGIHNREKLEGCFSPQDCSRGIHNREKLEGCFSPQDCSRGIHNREKLEGCFSPQDCSRGIHNREKLEGCFSPQDCSRGIHNREKLEGCFSPQDCSRGIHNREKLEGCFSPQDCSRGIHNREKLEGCFSPQDCSRGIHNREKLEGCFSPQDCSRGIHNREKLEGCFSPQDCSRGIHNREKLEGCFSPQDCSRGIHNREKLEGCFSPQDCSRGIHNREKLEGCFSPQGCSRGIHNREKLEGCSSPQGRSRGIHNREKLEGCFSQGCSRGIHNREKLEGCFSPQDCSRGIHNREKLEGCFSPQGCSRGIHNREKLEGCFSPQGCSRGIHNREKLEGCFSPQGCSRGIHNREKLEGCFSQGCSRGIHNREKLEGCFSPQGCSRGIHNREKLEGCFSPQDCSRGIHNREKSAEPIRPEVKNSEGRRENGAKASG, from the exons ATGCTAAAGTTAGgttgtttctctcctcaggactgcaGCAGAGGTATCCATAACAGAGAGAAGTTAGAAGGTTGTTTCTCTCCTCAGGGCTGCAGCAgaggaatccataacagagagaaGTTAGAAGgttgtttctctcctcaggactgcaGCAgaggaatccataacagagagaaGTTAGAAGGTTGTTTCTCTCCTCAGGGCCGCAGCAgaggaatccataacagagagaaGTTAGAAGgttgtttctctcctcaggactgcaGCAgaggaatccataacagagagaaGTTAGAAGgttgtttctctcctcaggactgcaGCAgaggaatccataacagagagaaGTTAGAAG gttgtttctctcctcaggactgcaGCAGAGGTATCCATAACAGAGAGAAGTTAGAAGgttgtttctctcctcaggactgcaGCAgaggaatccataacagagagaaGTTAGAAGgttgtttctctcctcaggactgcaGCAgaggaatccataacagagagaaGTTAGAAG gttgtttctctcctcaggactgcaGCAgaggaatccataacagagagaaGTTAGAAG gttgtttctctcctcaggactgcaGCAgaggaatccataacagagagaaGTTAGAAGgttgtttctctcctcaggactgcaGCAgaggaatccataacagagagaaGTTAGAAG gttgtttctctcctcaggactgcaGCAgaggaatccataacagagagaaGTTAGAAGgttgtttctctcctcaggactgcaGCAgaggaatccataacagagagaaGTTAGAAGgttgtttctctcctcaggactgcaGCAgaggaatccataacagagagaaGTTAGAAGGTTGTTTCTCTCCTCAGGGCTGCAGCAgaggaatccataacagagagaaGTTAGAAGGTTGTTCCTCTCCTCAGGGCCGCAGCAgaggaatccataacagagagaaGTTAGAAGGTTGTTTCTCTCAGGGCTGCAGCAGAGGTATCCATAACAGAGAGAAGTTAGAAGgttgtttctctcctcaggactgcaGCAgaggaatccataacagagagaaGTTAGAAGGTTGTTTCTCTCCTCAGGGCTGCAGCAGAGGTATCCATAACAGAGAGAAGTTAGAAGGTTGTTTCTCTCCTCAGGGCTGCAGCAgaggaatccataacagagagaaGTTAGAAGGTTGTTTCTCTCCTCAGGGCTGCAGCAgaggaatccataacagagagaaGTTAGAAGGTTGTTTCTCTCAGGGCTGCAGCAgaggaatccataacagagagaaGTTAGAAGGTTGTTTCTCTCCTCAGGGCTGCAGCAGAGGTATCCATAACAGAGAGAAGTTAGAAGgttgtttctctcctcaggactgcaGCAGAGGTATCCATAACAGAGAGAAGTCAGCGGAGCCGATCAGGCCAGAAGTGAAGAActcggaggggaggagagagaatggagctAAAGCCTCGGGGTGA
- the LOC127908775 gene encoding fibulin-1-like isoform X10 gives MLKLGCFSPQDCSRGIHNREKLEGCFSPQGCSRGIHNREKLEGCFSPQDCSRGIHNREKLEGCFSPQGRSRGIHNREKLEGCFSPQDCSRGIHNREKLEGCFSPQDCSRGIHNREKLEGCFSPQDCSRGIHNREKLEGCFSPQDCSRGIHNREKLEGCFSPQDCSRGIHNREKLEGCFSPQDCSRGIHNREKLEGCFSPQDCSRGIHNREKLEGCFSPQDCSRGIHNREKLEGCFSPQDCSRGIHNREKLEGCFSPQDCSRGIHNREKLEGCFSPQDCSRGIHNREKLEGCFSPQDCSRGIHNREKLEGCFSPQGCSRGIHNREKLEGCSSPQGRSRGIHNREKLEGCFSQGCSRGIHNREKLEGCFSPQDCSRGIHNREKLEGCFSPQGCSRGIHNREKLEGCFSPQGCSRGIHNREKLEGCFSPQGCSRGIHNREKLEGCFSQGCSRGIHNREKLEGCFSPQGCSRGIHNREKLEGCFSPQDCSRGIHNREKSAEPIRPEVKNSEGRRENGAKASG, from the exons ATGCTAAAGTTAGgttgtttctctcctcaggactgcaGCAGAGGTATCCATAACAGAGAGAAGTTAGAAGGTTGTTTCTCTCCTCAGGGCTGCAGCAgaggaatccataacagagagaaGTTAGAAGgttgtttctctcctcaggactgcaGCAgaggaatccataacagagagaaGTTAGAAGGTTGTTTCTCTCCTCAGGGCCGCAGCAgaggaatccataacagagagaaGTTAGAAGgttgtttctctcctcaggactgcaGCAgaggaatccataacagagagaaGTTAGAAGgttgtttctctcctcaggactgcaGCAgaggaatccataacagagagaaGTTAGAAGgttgtttctctcctcaggactgcaGCAgaggaatccataacagagagaaGTTAGAAG gttgtttctctcctcaggactgcaGCAGAGGTATCCATAACAGAGAGAAGTTAGAAGgttgtttctctcctcaggactgcaGCAgaggaatccataacagagagaaGTTAGAAGgttgtttctctcctcaggactgcaGCAgaggaatccataacagagagaaGTTAGAAG gttgtttctctcctcaggactgcaGCAgaggaatccataacagagagaaGTTAGAAG gttgtttctctcctcaggactgcaGCAgaggaatccataacagagagaaGTTAGAAGgttgtttctctcctcaggactgcaGCAgaggaatccataacagagagaaGTTAGAAG gttgtttctctcctcaggactgcaGCAgaggaatccataacagagagaaGTTAGAAGgttgtttctctcctcaggactgcaGCAgaggaatccataacagagagaaGTTAGAAGgttgtttctctcctcaggactgcaGCAgaggaatccataacagagagaaGTTAGAAGGTTGTTTCTCTCCTCAGGGCTGCAGCAgaggaatccataacagagagaaGTTAGAAGGTTGTTCCTCTCCTCAGGGCCGCAGCAgaggaatccataacagagagaaGTTAGAAGGTTGTTTCTCTCAGGGCTGCAGCAGAGGTATCCATAACAGAGAGAAGTTAGAAGgttgtttctctcctcaggactgcaGCAgaggaatccataacagagagaaGTTAGAAGGTTGTTTCTCTCCTCAGGGCTGCAGCAGAGGTATCCATAACAGAGAGAAGTTAGAAGGTTGTTTCTCTCCTCAGGGCTGCAGCAgaggaatccataacagagagaaGTTAGAAGGTTGTTTCTCTCCTCAGGGCTGCAGCAgaggaatccataacagagagaaGTTAGAAGGTTGTTTCTCTCAGGGCTGCAGCAgaggaatccataacagagagaaGTTAGAAGGTTGTTTCTCTCCTCAGGGCTGCAGCAGAGGTATCCATAACAGAGAGAAGTTAGAAGgttgtttctctcctcaggactgcaGCAGAGGTATCCATAACAGAGAGAAGTCAGCGGAGCCGATCAGGCCAGAAGTGAAGAActcggaggggaggagagagaatggagctAAAGCCTCGGGGTGA
- the LOC127908775 gene encoding fibulin-1-like isoform X23, which produces MLKLGCFSPQDCSRGIHNREKLEGCFSPQGCSRGIHNREKLEGCFSPQDCSRGIHNREKLEGCFSPQGRSRGIHNREKLEGCFSPQDCSRGIHNREKLEGCFSPQDCSRGIHNREKLEGCFSPQDCSRGIHNREKLEGCFSPQDCSRGIHNREKLEGCFSPQDCSRGIHNREKLEGCFSPQDCSRGIHNREKLEGCFSPQDCSRGIHNREKLEGCFSPQDCSRGIHNREKLEGCFSPQDCSRGIHNREKLEGCFSPQGCSRGIHNREKLEGCSSPQGRSRGIHNREKLEGCFSQGCSRGIHNREKLEGCFSPQDCSRGIHNREKLEGCFSPQGCSRGIHNREKLEGCFSPQGCSRGIHNREKLEGCFSPQGCSRGIHNREKLEGCFSQGCSRGIHNREKLEGCFSPQGCSRGIHNREKLEGCFSPQDCSRGIHNREKSAEPIRPEVKNSEGRRENGAKASG; this is translated from the exons ATGCTAAAGTTAGgttgtttctctcctcaggactgcaGCAGAGGTATCCATAACAGAGAGAAGTTAGAAGGTTGTTTCTCTCCTCAGGGCTGCAGCAgaggaatccataacagagagaaGTTAGAAGgttgtttctctcctcaggactgcaGCAgaggaatccataacagagagaaGTTAGAAGGTTGTTTCTCTCCTCAGGGCCGCAGCAgaggaatccataacagagagaaGTTAGAAGgttgtttctctcctcaggactgcaGCAgaggaatccataacagagagaaGTTAGAAGgttgtttctctcctcaggactgcaGCAgaggaatccataacagagagaaGTTAGAAGgttgtttctctcctcaggactgcaGCAgaggaatccataacagagagaaGTTAGAAGgttgtttctctcctcaggactgcaGCAgaggaatccataacagagagaaGTTAGAAG gttgtttctctcctcaggactgcaGCAgaggaatccataacagagagaaGTTAGAAGgttgtttctctcctcaggactgcaGCAgaggaatccataacagagagaaGTTAGAAG gttgtttctctcctcaggactgcaGCAgaggaatccataacagagagaaGTTAGAAGgttgtttctctcctcaggactgcaGCAgaggaatccataacagagagaaGTTAGAAGgttgtttctctcctcaggactgcaGCAgaggaatccataacagagagaaGTTAGAAGGTTGTTTCTCTCCTCAGGGCTGCAGCAgaggaatccataacagagagaaGTTAGAAGGTTGTTCCTCTCCTCAGGGCCGCAGCAgaggaatccataacagagagaaGTTAGAAGGTTGTTTCTCTCAGGGCTGCAGCAGAGGTATCCATAACAGAGAGAAGTTAGAAGgttgtttctctcctcaggactgcaGCAgaggaatccataacagagagaaGTTAGAAGGTTGTTTCTCTCCTCAGGGCTGCAGCAGAGGTATCCATAACAGAGAGAAGTTAGAAGGTTGTTTCTCTCCTCAGGGCTGCAGCAgaggaatccataacagagagaaGTTAGAAGGTTGTTTCTCTCCTCAGGGCTGCAGCAgaggaatccataacagagagaaGTTAGAAGGTTGTTTCTCTCAGGGCTGCAGCAgaggaatccataacagagagaaGTTAGAAGGTTGTTTCTCTCCTCAGGGCTGCAGCAGAGGTATCCATAACAGAGAGAAGTTAGAAGgttgtttctctcctcaggactgcaGCAGAGGTATCCATAACAGAGAGAAGTCAGCGGAGCCGATCAGGCCAGAAGTGAAGAActcggaggggaggagagagaatggagctAAAGCCTCGGGGTGA
- the LOC127908775 gene encoding fibulin-1-like isoform X45, protein MLKLGCFSPQDCSRGIHNREKLEGCFSPQGCSRGIHNREKLEGCFSPQDCSRGIHNREKLEGCFSPQDCSRGIHNREKLEGCFSPQDCSRGIHNREKLEGCFSPQDCSRGIHNREKLEGCFSPQDCSRGIHNREKLEGCFSPQDCSRGIHNREKLEGCFSPQGCSRGIHNREKLEGCSSPQGRSRGIHNREKLEGCFSQGCSRGIHNREKLEGCFSPQDCSRGIHNREKLEGCFSPQGCSRGIHNREKLEGCFSPQGCSRGIHNREKLEGCFSPQGCSRGIHNREKLEGCFSQGCSRGIHNREKLEGCFSPQGCSRGIHNREKLEGCFSPQDCSRGIHNREKSAEPIRPEVKNSEGRRENGAKASG, encoded by the exons ATGCTAAAGTTAGgttgtttctctcctcaggactgcaGCAGAGGTATCCATAACAGAGAGAAGTTAGAAGGTTGTTTCTCTCCTCAGGGCTGCAGCAgaggaatccataacagagagaaGTTAGAAGgttgtttctctcctcaggactgcaGCAgaggaatccataacagagagaaGTTAGAAG gttgtttctctcctcaggactgcaGCAgaggaatccataacagagagaaGTTAGAAGgttgtttctctcctcaggactgcaGCAgaggaatccataacagagagaaGTTAGAAG gttgtttctctcctcaggactgcaGCAgaggaatccataacagagagaaGTTAGAAGgttgtttctctcctcaggactgcaGCAgaggaatccataacagagagaaGTTAGAAGgttgtttctctcctcaggactgcaGCAgaggaatccataacagagagaaGTTAGAAGGTTGTTTCTCTCCTCAGGGCTGCAGCAgaggaatccataacagagagaaGTTAGAAGGTTGTTCCTCTCCTCAGGGCCGCAGCAgaggaatccataacagagagaaGTTAGAAGGTTGTTTCTCTCAGGGCTGCAGCAGAGGTATCCATAACAGAGAGAAGTTAGAAGgttgtttctctcctcaggactgcaGCAgaggaatccataacagagagaaGTTAGAAGGTTGTTTCTCTCCTCAGGGCTGCAGCAGAGGTATCCATAACAGAGAGAAGTTAGAAGGTTGTTTCTCTCCTCAGGGCTGCAGCAgaggaatccataacagagagaaGTTAGAAGGTTGTTTCTCTCCTCAGGGCTGCAGCAgaggaatccataacagagagaaGTTAGAAGGTTGTTTCTCTCAGGGCTGCAGCAgaggaatccataacagagagaaGTTAGAAGGTTGTTTCTCTCCTCAGGGCTGCAGCAGAGGTATCCATAACAGAGAGAAGTTAGAAGgttgtttctctcctcaggactgcaGCAGAGGTATCCATAACAGAGAGAAGTCAGCGGAGCCGATCAGGCCAGAAGTGAAGAActcggaggggaggagagagaatggagctAAAGCCTCGGGGTGA
- the LOC127908775 gene encoding fibulin-1-like isoform X2 yields MLKLGCFSPQDCSRGIHNREKLEGCFSPQGCSRGIHNREKLEGCFSPQDCSRGIHNREKLEGCFSPQGRSRGIHNREKLEGCFSPQDCSRGIHNREKLEGCFSPQDCSRGIHNREKLEGCFSPQDCSRGIHNREKLEGCFSPQDCSRGIHNREKLEGCFSPQDCSRGIHNREKLEGCFSPQDCSRGIHNREKLEGCFSPQDCSRGIHNREKLEGCFSPQDCSRGIHNREKLEGCFSPQDCSRGIHNREKLEGCFSPQDCSRGIHNREKLEGCFSPQDCSRGIHNREKLEGCFSPQDCSRGIHNREKLEGCFSPQDCSRGIHNREKLEGCFSPQDCSRGIHNREKLEGCFSPQGCSRGIHNREKLEGCSSPQGRSRGIHNREKLEGCFSQGCSRGIHNREKLEGCFSPQDCSRGIHNREKLEGCFSPQGCSRGIHNREKLEGCFSPQGCSRGIHNREKLEGCFSPQGCSRGIHNREKLEGCFSQGCSRGIHNREKLEGCFSPQGCSRGIHNREKLEGCFSPQDCSRGIHNREKSAEPIRPEVKNSEGRRENGAKASG; encoded by the exons ATGCTAAAGTTAGgttgtttctctcctcaggactgcaGCAGAGGTATCCATAACAGAGAGAAGTTAGAAGGTTGTTTCTCTCCTCAGGGCTGCAGCAgaggaatccataacagagagaaGTTAGAAGgttgtttctctcctcaggactgcaGCAgaggaatccataacagagagaaGTTAGAAGGTTGTTTCTCTCCTCAGGGCCGCAGCAgaggaatccataacagagagaaGTTAGAAGgttgtttctctcctcaggactgcaGCAgaggaatccataacagagagaaGTTAGAAGgttgtttctctcctcaggactgcaGCAgaggaatccataacagagagaaGTTAGAAGgttgtttctctcctcaggactgcaGCAgaggaatccataacagagagaaGTTAGAAGgttgtttctctcctcaggactgcaGCAgaggaatccataacagagagaaGTTAGAAG gttgtttctctcctcaggactgcaGCAgaggaatccataacagagagaaGTTAGAAG gttgtttctctcctcaggactgcaGCAGAGGTATCCATAACAGAGAGAAGTTAGAAGgttgtttctctcctcaggactgcaGCAgaggaatccataacagagagaaGTTAGAAGgttgtttctctcctcaggactgcaGCAgaggaatccataacagagagaaGTTAGAAG gttgtttctctcctcaggactgcaGCAgaggaatccataacagagagaaGTTAGAAGgttgtttctctcctcaggactgcaGCAGAG gaatccataacagagagaaGTTAGAAGgttgtttctctcctcaggactgcaGCAgaggaatccataacagagagaaGTTAGAAG gttgtttctctcctcaggactgcaGCAgaggaatccataacagagagaaGTTAGAAGgttgtttctctcctcaggactgcaGCAgaggaatccataacagagagaaGTTAGAAGgttgtttctctcctcaggactgcaGCAgaggaatccataacagagagaaGTTAGAAGGTTGTTTCTCTCCTCAGGGCTGCAGCAgaggaatccataacagagagaaGTTAGAAGGTTGTTCCTCTCCTCAGGGCCGCAGCAgaggaatccataacagagagaaGTTAGAAGGTTGTTTCTCTCAGGGCTGCAGCAGAGGTATCCATAACAGAGAGAAGTTAGAAGgttgtttctctcctcaggactgcaGCAgaggaatccataacagagagaaGTTAGAAGGTTGTTTCTCTCCTCAGGGCTGCAGCAGAGGTATCCATAACAGAGAGAAGTTAGAAGGTTGTTTCTCTCCTCAGGGCTGCAGCAgaggaatccataacagagagaaGTTAGAAGGTTGTTTCTCTCCTCAGGGCTGCAGCAgaggaatccataacagagagaaGTTAGAAGGTTGTTTCTCTCAGGGCTGCAGCAgaggaatccataacagagagaaGTTAGAAGGTTGTTTCTCTCCTCAGGGCTGCAGCAGAGGTATCCATAACAGAGAGAAGTTAGAAGgttgtttctctcctcaggactgcaGCAGAGGTATCCATAACAGAGAGAAGTCAGCGGAGCCGATCAGGCCAGAAGTGAAGAActcggaggggaggagagagaatggagctAAAGCCTCGGGGTGA
- the LOC127908775 gene encoding uncharacterized protein LOC127908775 isoform X38, translated as MLKLGCFSPQDCSRGIHNREKLEGCFSPQGCSRGIHNREKLEGCFSPQDCSRGIHNREKLEGCFSPQGRSRGIHNREKLEGCFSPQDCSRGIHNREKLEGCFSPQDCSRGIHNREKLEGCFSPQDCSRGIHNREKLEGCFSPQDCSRGIHNREKLEGCFSPQDCSRGIHNREKLEGCFSPQDCSRGIHNREKLEGCFSPQDCSRGIHNREKLEGCFSPQDCSRGIHNREKLEGCFSPQDCSRGIHNREKLEGCFSPQDCSRGIHNREKLEGCFSPQGCSRGIHNREKLEGCFSPQGCSRGIHNREKLEGCFSQGCSRGIHNREKLEGCFSPQGCSRGIHNREKLEGCFSPQDCSRGIHNREKSAEPIRPEVKNSEGRRENGAKASG; from the exons ATGCTAAAGTTAGgttgtttctctcctcaggactgcaGCAGAGGTATCCATAACAGAGAGAAGTTAGAAGGTTGTTTCTCTCCTCAGGGCTGCAGCAgaggaatccataacagagagaaGTTAGAAGgttgtttctctcctcaggactgcaGCAgaggaatccataacagagagaaGTTAGAAGGTTGTTTCTCTCCTCAGGGCCGCAGCAgaggaatccataacagagagaaGTTAGAAGgttgtttctctcctcaggactgcaGCAgaggaatccataacagagagaaGTTAGAAGgttgtttctctcctcaggactgcaGCAgaggaatccataacagagagaaGTTAGAAGgttgtttctctcctcaggactgcaGCAgaggaatccataacagagagaaGTTAGAAGgttgtttctctcctcaggactgcaGCAgaggaatccataacagagagaaGTTAGAAG gttgtttctctcctcaggactgcaGCAgaggaatccataacagagagaaGTTAGAAG gttgtttctctcctcaggactgcaGCAGAGGTATCCATAACAGAGAGAAGTTAGAAGgttgtttctctcctcaggactgcaGCAgaggaatccataacagagagaaGTTAGAAGgttgtttctctcctcaggactgcaGCAgaggaatccataacagagagaaGTTAGAAG gttgtttctctcctcaggactgcaGCAgaggaatccataacagagagaaGTTAGAAGgttgtttctctcctcaggactgcaGCAGAG GTATCCATAACAGAGAGAAGTTAGAAGGTTGTTTCTCTCCTCAGGGCTGCAGCAgaggaatccataacagagagaaGTTAGAAGGTTGTTTCTCTCCTCAGGGCTGCAGCAgaggaatccataacagagagaaGTTAGAAGGTTGTTTCTCTCAGGGCTGCAGCAgaggaatccataacagagagaaGTTAGAAGGTTGTTTCTCTCCTCAGGGCTGCAGCAGAGGTATCCATAACAGAGAGAAGTTAGAAGgttgtttctctcctcaggactgcaGCAGAGGTATCCATAACAGAGAGAAGTCAGCGGAGCCGATCAGGCCAGAAGTGAAGAActcggaggggaggagagagaatggagctAAAGCCTCGGGGTGA